One window of the Papaver somniferum cultivar HN1 unplaced genomic scaffold, ASM357369v1 unplaced-scaffold_115, whole genome shotgun sequence genome contains the following:
- the LOC113329101 gene encoding verprolin-like, translated as MEFSSSLRFFLAVTIALSMILQMQTPAAAISCDPAVETSVMTRSTFKTCRRDLEIICQSRSREVSKSEFNFFPTNPDKNNCEGCCQVPRPSPFPPTPPAPVDWKKCRAGDTDKLFQLNGNPKDCNRCFRSCESKCGIARAADQACVRRFRIRDNVYQGLTCACCCRERIVLPPTPPLPLFGPPPPLPLTPTSDNICRPEDTSVGFTISDPPGCSSCPVQCESKCTKLGTSLVLEQCRRGSPSRCKCCCGDNKSPPLPSPPPPPPPSPLPITPIVPPLLAPPPPPSNNKICSSGEKYDEHRSFKTRSCQFCDTDCAARCTSARATMTMQKCTIETKSVLCECCCTPN; from the exons ATGGAGTTCTCATCATCTCTTAGGTTCTTTCTCGCCGTAACGATCGCTTTATCGATGATATTAC AGATGCAAACACCGGCAGCAGCTATCTCCTGTGACCCTGCTGTTGAAACTAGTGTTATGACTCGCTCGACTTTCAAAACTTGTCGAAGGGACTTGGAAATCATATGTCAATCGCGAAGCAGAGAAGTGTCAAAGTCAGAGTTTAACTTCTTCCCTACAAATCCGGATAAGAATAACTGCGAGGGTTGTTGCCAAGTACCACGCCCATCTCCATTTCCACCAACACCTCCTGCTCCAGTCGACTGGAAGAAATGTCGAGCCGGGGATACAGATAAATTATTTCAACTAAATGGCAATCCGAAAGATTGCAACCGTTGTTTTCGTAGCTGTGAAAGTAAATGTGGTATAGCTAGAGCCGCTGATCAGGCTTGTGTGCGAAGATTTAGAATAAGAGATAATGTGTATCAGGGATTAACCTGCGCATGTTGTTGTAGGGAAAGAATAGTTCTCCCTCCAACCCCACCTCTCCCACTATTCGGGCCTCCACCACCTCTCCCACTAACGCCAACTTCGGATAATATATGTAGACCCGAAGATACCTCGGTTGGGTTTACGATATCCGATCCTCCTGGCTGCAGTTCTTGTCCAGTTCAGTGTGAATCAAAATGTACTAAATTGGGTACTTCATTGGTCCTTGAGCAGTGCAGACGAGGATCTCCTTCGAGGTGCAAGTGTTGTTGTGGAGACAACAAATCACCACCCCTACCCTCACCCCCACCTCCGCCCCCACCTTCACCCCTCCCTATAACTCCAATTGTACCTCCCTTATTagccccaccaccaccaccttcaaaTAATAAAATTTGCAGTTCTGGGGAAAAGTATGATGAGCATCGAAGCTTCAAAACTAGATCTTGCCAATTTTGTGATACTGACTGCGCAGCCCGATGCACCAGTGCCCGTGCTACAATGACGATGCAGAAGTGCACAATCGAAACTAAGTCGGTGCTTTGTGAATGTTGTTGTACTCCTAATTAA